The Cryptococcus neoformans var. grubii H99 chromosome 10, complete sequence genome segment CCGGCGGCCGTGGGAGCCAGCAGCGGCGTGGAAGCGCGGCGAGCTCGGGctgagggaggaggagtaTGAGTCGTACGACTGGGCGGGCGGGCGCGACGGGGGCGACAGCGCGGTCGATGGCATTTTCGGGCGGGGCGCGGTGGCGATCGACGTCGAGAAGAATGTAAAAGAGGATTGTACGCAGGTCGTGTGGGCGGTCGTGTGAGGGGTCGTGGGAACGCAGATGGGGGCACGCTGCGGCGAAGAGAACGCTGCGGGTTAGTCACTCGCGGGCGACGGTCGCTGGTGGCTGGCTGCTACTGGGTGGGCAGCGCTGGACGTCAATTGCAGCCGAGAAGCGACCGACGGTGGCTGAGACTCAGCACTGAAAAATATCTGCCTGCGAGTACGACTCCTCCAAGCAGAACAACACAGGCCGAAAAAAGGGACACGCTTACATGCATAATTGATAAAATCGCACATTTCCCTCAGCCGCGCCCCGCAGTGCTCGGCATATTCGGCACAACACTTTTTTCACAGTCGGCATTCACCGCGCACAGTCCATCACACATCAACAATTATACACAACTGTATTAAAAAAGCCCATTATTTATTAGAAAGATACCTTATAAGATGATACACTTCTCCTTCCAGCTGTCGCCCCTCATCCGTCCCCCAGAACCACCTCCCCTTGCCCGGCTCCCGACTGCCACCCGCGCGGCCTCGTAAATTGCCTCCTGTACCCCCCGATTATGCTTGGCCGAGCACTCTGCACAGGACACAGGGTATCAGCCGTCACCGcacttttttctttgtaTCTGCCCTTTCTTACGGAAAGGTAACGAGAAAACCCACCTAGATACCGGCTCGCACGGATAGCTCGGGCGGTTGCCAGCCCCTCGTCATATGTGACTGGATGTAATGAGTATCGGCCAAGTCTTTCTTTCACCGCAGGGTCCTCCCGGAGGTCGCACTTGAGCGCTGGATTGTTGCAATTGTTAACATCTGGTCTCGCGACCATATGCGAGACACTGAGCATCGAGAAGAGAAACGTTTCGACTTACCAATAAGGATTATCTTGACTCCTGGACAAAACTGATTGACCTCGTGAATCCACTGATATAATAATTGTCAGTTATCCTTGTCAAAAACATTCAGCATATGGATCAAACACTTGCCTTTGATTCGGTATTTTCTAATGACACGGGTGAATCGACCTGCTTCCATGCATCATTAGCGTTCATCGGTTGGGTACGTATAATAGTTCACTTGCAGAGAAACAAATCATGACCACATGTGTATCAGCATATGAAAGTGAACGTAACCGATCAAAGTCTTCCTGGCCTGTAGTACAACGTTATCAGTGATCCAGACGTCCCTCTGTCGAGATTATAACGAGGTTGTTGGAAGGGAGACGGAGACGTACCGGCCGTATCCCACAGGCTCAGTTCTACCACCTGGTCGTCCACTTGGATCATCTCCACATAATTCTCAAACACCGTAGGTTCACTGTAAACACATGAGATGTCTGAGCGGATTTTCCCTCGATTGGATTAATCAGGACGAAATGCGACATACTAGGTGGTTGGGAAATATCCTATCTATACGTCAGTACACTCTTTTCCCCTTCAAACAGTAACCCTCAGATAGAGTACAAACCTTTGGTGAATACAGTCAGTAGTGATGTCTTAAAATGCAACACAAccgaaaaaagaagaggtcaGCCGCCCCATTCTCATACACATGACATAGCTCGCAAACATACCTTTCCGCATGCACCATCTCCCAACACCACAAGCTTTCTATTCAACTACACCATCCACCAGATGTGATCAGCTCTTGGGAAGCCTCCATTTGATCAATACCCCTGCTTGCTTACCGGCTTAGGCGGCAtcgtaaaaaaaaaaagcctCCTTAAAATCTCTTGAACAGAAGACAAGTTTTATCAACCGCAGTCTCCTTTCGAGGTTATTCGGCCCGatattccttttttttttcacttCAACCGCAATCCGAAAAGTATCTCCAACCCCACAGTGGACTTAAGGCAAGGCAGATGGGTAGATAAAGTAGGGTTTCAAAAGTGGGTTTGGTCGCCAGGCGAGATAAGAGAATGGGAGGTGTTGTAGAGATGATTGGATGTGCGTGGTCCACCCGTGTTATGCTAGGATGTGGATGTTGATATGTAATGAGCAACAGGATACGTCTGTTAAATCGCAGATTGGGAGACGTGCTGGAGAGGTGTATTAATGAGGGAAACAAGGGTTGTgatgctgttgttgttgttgttgtcgttgttgttgttttgtATTCATCTGGCGTTCACTCGCGTCCGCGACACAATCAGCAGCTGCCCCAGCGGCTAAAATCCCAGTTCCCCTCCCACGCCTCCACGCCTCCGGCCTCCACAAATCCCGTCCCTCATACTGCACACTTACATTTCCCATTTCGTCTTTTTACACTTTTACATCCATCCAGCCCGAGGCGCAAGTCTACAACCAACCCCTCCAAGATATGTCTAATTCAAAACCATATGTGACCTCCTCCGGCACACTTGGTGCCCAGCCTCTCACACACAGGATTTCTATCAAAATATCAGACTTTGCCACTCTGGCTTACCTCTTTTTCGAGACACTCGTCAGCGTAAGTCGAGCAAAACGCCAAATACATATCTTCTATCTGTCACGCATACATATGTGAtaagggaggaaagaggacgaggaaaaaagaaaaagatggcCAATAATGACGATCATCTTGTGTAGCCAATCGTTAACCCGGCATCGTGGACCGATCCTACCGCTCGACCTAAATCAACAGGGACAGGGCGTCCAGGTGGCCCAGGCGGTGGTGGAAGCGGACCGGGAGGTGGATGGAGaggcgggggcgggggcgggggcgggggcggcggtggtggaagtggaggtggtggtggtcgAGGATTCATGACTATGGGTGATCTGCGAGGAGGCGGAAGTAAGTTATAGCGCACCGCCTTTCTATACTAATCAGATTTGCTGACAAACATGTTTCAAGCCGTAGACGGATGCCGAGCAACTTGTGGCTAGATCGTATTGGTATCATGTATATGCAGTTGTATATGTCAATCTGATAGAATcagcaaagaaaaaaaaaaaaaggtgtgAACAGTTCAAACAAGAGGATGATAACATGACAGGCTCCCAACGTCCCAAGATCGTAGCAATCAATACTCTGGTATCTATAGGCGTGGGCAATTCGGTACTACGTGGCACGTCATAGAGCAACTAGTACCCTTTATAGGCGTAATATCAacatgaaaaaaaaaatagtAATCAAAACAAAATGGTCATAAGTTTTCTATATTTTAACCCCAGTAAGTGATTCGGCGCTTGCGGAATGGAGTAGCAGAGGCGTCTTCAGCAGTCACAGTGACGGGAGCCTCGTCATCGACACTGACgctggaagaggcgatCTGCTCGTCGTTTGCAGAAGATACAACAGAGGTGGGAGAGGCACTCTCTTCGACGACAGAGTAGATAGAAGAGGACGCGGTGGCCAAGGGAGTGGGTGCCTCTGAAGGGGCAGAAGAGTCGTAATCAGAGACTGCTGAAGGAGCAATCACCTCAGAGACAGAGGCAGACTCGGAGTAAGCAGAGGAGGCGGCGGTCTCTTGTGCGGCAGACTCAAATGAAGTGACGTTGGCCGCAGAGACAGAATCGGTAGCCGTAGCCGAGGTGTTGGCCATGAGCTGAGCGAGGCTGGGCAAGGCAGTCTCAGAGGCGGACAAAGACTCGCTAGCTGAAGAGCTGGCGTTGGCAGTCAGGTTGGAGGCCGAATCGGTCTGGACGGCAACGGCAGGGTCGGTCGCGGTAGCAGCGTAAATGGCAGAGCTCTGGCCAGAAGTCCTTTTTATTCCAGTTCAGTACCTGTACGTGGATAGCGAAAGAGTTCA includes the following:
- a CDS encoding rho family protein, coding for MPPKPLNRKLVVLGDGACGKTSLLTVFTKGYFPTTYEPTVFENYVEMIQVDDQVVELSLWDTAGQEDFDRLRSLSYADTHVVMICFSVDSPVSLENTESKWIHEVNQFCPGVKIILIALKCDLREDPAVKERLGRYSLHPVTYDEGLATARAIRASRYLECSAKHNRGVQEAIYEAARVAVGSRARGGGSGGRMRGDSWKEKCIIL